In the Brettanomyces nanus chromosome 1, complete sequence genome, TATTGCCACAGCAAGGGTGTTTATCACTGTGATTTGAAACCGGAGAATATTTTAGTTGCTGAAAATGGAACAAAACTTATATTAGCTGACTTTGGTCTTGCACTCCGTGAGCCTTACACTGAATCTAACGTTTGTTGTGGCTCCAGCTATTACATGTCGCCAGAGAGAATTCAAAATTTCTGCCAAGGGTTTGACTCTAAGGATTCGAAAGTCATTCATATCGATAGGTTGCTTAGGCCCAACAGCGAAGGCATGAGACAAAATGTTCGCTTCCCGACATCTGCCGGGGATGTCTGGTCATTAGCCATCATCCTTATCAACCTGATCTCCATTAGAAATCCTTGGCTTAAAGCAAGTCTCAACGATACTACTTTCCGTGCTTTCGTGAAAGATCCATCAGTTTTACTTAAGATCCTCCCCATCAGCAAGGAGATATTTCACGTGTTATGTCGCTATCTTAAGTTGAATCCTTGGGAGAGAGGTAACTTATTTGAGTTTAGAAACGATGTTCTTGCCTGTCAGAAGCTGTCAGAGGCTGGCCCATTGTCTATTGATTCGAGAATTGATTCTATGGATATTATTACTACTGAATCTCAACAGTTCAATGTCAACAAATTCGACGTTTGCATGGTTCCTGTGGATCATGTTTCTATGAACAGAATGCGCTCCAAGGAGAACTCTGGTATTGAGAATATCGAACAGGAGAAGGAGTATATCATTGGATTGCCTATTGCCGACGAGCCAGATTCCAATAACGTTGctactgctgctactgctcAAGGAATTTATGGACCTGATAATCCAGGTAACGGCAAGGAATGCGGTTCCTGCGTTGCGTGTGGTTATGGTGTTCCTGGTTCAGAGCCGTATGAAAGTATAGAGTCCATTAATAAGCAAGCTGCCATTGAGCAGGAACTTAATAATGAACACCAAGAGCACGAGCAGCGTGCCTTGGCTATGCATCATTCTAAGAAGAGCCCAGGTGTTCTTCGTAAGATTTTTGGACGTAGGCATACTCATCAGTCGTCCGGTGATGTGGAATCGGATACTCAGCAGAATCAGCAGCCACAGCAGACTCAgattcaacaacaacaacctCAGCAGactcaaattcaacaacaacaacaacaacctCAGCAGACTCAAACTCAACAGCGACAGCCTCAGCAGTCTCAGCAGACTCATAATCGCCACCATCAAAGTCAACATTCGTCACGGtatcatcaacagcaacCTCAATATCAGCTGTCTCCCCAACAGTTGCAACAATATCAATTACAACAACAGTTACAACAGCAGAGACTCCGACAGCAGGCGGGCCTGATGCAGACACAAATTCAAGGTCAAGGTCAAGGTCAAGGTCCCTTTTCAGGGGCTGGCGTTCAAGGGAGACGTataacagaagaaaatcTTCGCAACCATAACAGAACGTTCTATCCTAGCGGAACAACTAATAACAAGTATTCCAAAATAAGGGTAGATTCGCTTCTTTCGGATTATAAGTCGATTTTTCCTTCGTCTGACGTCAGCGGCAATGTGAATCTCCCAACTGCAAACAACTTTATTATTGACAGTGGAGCCAATAACCACACTTCGGGTGAAGGATCAACCACAGATACAACTACGGGTAATGCCAGTGCACAGACATCGTCTGTGTCTTCTATAGATGGAGCAGAACCCTGTGAAAAAATGGAAGTGA is a window encoding:
- a CDS encoding uncharacterized protein (EggNog:ENOG41): MRDLTNIILNNKYQFQKKIGSGSYGIVYSARHLYTGKSYAIKIILKHQAPKNSENGNGGRNNKQLLQELERSLLYQALMNNGTLMTNLLSMEMIIRKGYNCKILREMSLQLRVHKHPNILSIYKVYGVREALFVIMDYYPEGDLFGTIVDKQRYSSDPFLIKSVFIQLVDAITYCHSKGVYHCDLKPENILVAENGTKLILADFGLALREPYTESNVCCGSSYYMSPERIQNFCQGFDSKDSKVIHIDRLLRPNSEGMRQNVRFPTSAGDVWSLAIILINLISIRNPWLKASLNDTTFRAFVKDPSVLLKILPISKEIFHVLCRYLKLNPWERGNLFEFRNDVLACQKLSEAGPLSIDSRIDSMDIITTESQQFNVNKFDVCMVPVDHVSMNRMRSKENSGIENIEQEKEYIIGLPIADEPDSNNVATAATAQGIYGPDNPGNGKECGSCVACGYGVPGSEPYESIESINKQAAIEQELNNEHQEHEQRALAMHHSKKSPGVLRKIFGRRHTHQSSGDVESDTQQNQQPQQTQIQQQQPQQTQIQQQQQQPQQTQTQQRQPQQSQQTHNRHHQSQHSSRYHQQQPQYQLSPQQLQQYQLQQQLQQQRLRQQAGLMQTQIQGQGQGQGPFSGAGVQGRRITEENLRNHNRTFYPSGTTNNKYSKIRVDSLLSDYKSIFPSSDVSGNVNLPTANNFIIDSGANNHTSGEGSTTDTTTGNASAQTSSVSSIDGAEPCEKMEVIIHKPEENNSPKMNNLTEDLSMVSVMMNYKLLDSE